A stretch of Methylogaea oryzae DNA encodes these proteins:
- a CDS encoding NAD(P)-dependent oxidoreductase: protein MTEKTDSIGFIGIGLMGRPMVLRLLQAGYAVTVWNRSPAKLAPVLAEGAVEAAGIADLARASDVVMLCLADTAAVEDVVFGPNGLAAAAAPGKLLVDLSSIEPQATRRFAARLRETCGMAWVDAPVSGGVPGAEQGTLAIMAGGAAAEVDRARPALAAFSRQVTRMGEVGAGQITKICNQMIVSCNALVIAEMIALAQRAGVDAAKIPEALAGGFADSKPLQILGPEMAERRFEPVKWRVKTLLKDLNMAVDLARGNGSAVPMSGLAAQLMQCHGGNGHLEADPATLIKLYLGGEGEAC from the coding sequence ATGACAGAGAAAACAGACAGCATCGGATTTATCGGCATCGGTCTCATGGGCCGGCCCATGGTTTTGCGCTTGTTGCAGGCCGGTTACGCCGTGACGGTGTGGAACCGCAGCCCCGCGAAGCTTGCGCCGGTGCTGGCGGAGGGCGCTGTGGAGGCGGCCGGCATCGCCGATTTGGCGCGAGCCTCCGACGTGGTGATGTTGTGCCTGGCTGACACGGCGGCGGTGGAGGACGTGGTGTTCGGCCCCAACGGCCTCGCCGCGGCGGCGGCGCCGGGCAAGCTGCTGGTAGATTTGTCCAGCATCGAGCCCCAGGCTACCCGGCGGTTCGCCGCCCGCTTGCGGGAGACTTGCGGCATGGCTTGGGTGGACGCGCCGGTGTCCGGCGGCGTGCCGGGGGCGGAGCAGGGCACGCTGGCCATCATGGCCGGCGGTGCGGCGGCGGAGGTGGACCGCGCCCGGCCGGCGCTGGCGGCTTTCAGTCGGCAAGTGACGCGCATGGGCGAGGTCGGCGCGGGCCAGATCACCAAAATCTGCAACCAGATGATCGTCAGCTGCAACGCCCTGGTGATCGCCGAAATGATCGCCCTGGCCCAGCGCGCCGGGGTGGACGCGGCGAAGATTCCCGAGGCCCTGGCCGGCGGCTTCGCCGATTCCAAGCCTTTGCAGATCCTCGGGCCGGAAATGGCCGAGCGGCGTTTCGAGCCGGTGAAGTGGCGGGTAAAGACCCTGCTGAAAGACCTCAACATGGCGGTGGACCTGGCGCGGGGCAACGGCAGCGCCGTTCCCATGTCGGGGCTGGCGGCGCAGCTGATGCAGTGCCACGGCGGCAACGGCCACCTGGAAGCCGATCCCGCCACCCT